The Brasilonema sennae CENA114 genome includes a region encoding these proteins:
- a CDS encoding transaldolase family protein, translating into MAIYLDSAIVSEAEIASRMGWVKGITTNPTLLAKSDNPPETTLKKLTQLTCGPVFYQLMSSDFEGMLAEGRKAFEIIGKQTVLKIPATPVGFAVVASLSPEITCSVTAIYSAAQAAVAREAGAKMAIAYVNRATRLLGDGIGLVRDMASVLTGSNTEILAASIKSPQEAAASLQAGAHHLTLPLSMLQDMATHEFSDKTVEEFAKNGIGLKM; encoded by the coding sequence ATGGCAATCTATCTGGACTCAGCAATTGTATCTGAAGCTGAAATTGCCAGTAGAATGGGTTGGGTAAAAGGCATCACCACAAATCCAACGCTTTTAGCAAAAAGCGATAACCCACCCGAAACTACGCTGAAAAAATTGACGCAGCTGACTTGTGGACCAGTATTTTACCAACTCATGTCCTCTGATTTTGAAGGTATGCTGGCGGAAGGGAGGAAAGCTTTTGAGATTATTGGCAAACAAACGGTGTTGAAGATTCCAGCAACACCAGTTGGATTTGCTGTAGTGGCGAGTCTCTCGCCAGAAATCACTTGTTCAGTGACAGCGATTTATAGTGCAGCACAGGCAGCAGTGGCACGGGAGGCGGGTGCTAAAATGGCGATCGCCTATGTCAATCGTGCTACCCGTTTATTAGGGGATGGAATTGGTTTAGTACGAGATATGGCTAGTGTACTAACTGGCAGCAACACTGAAATCTTAGCAGCTAGTATTAAATCACCACAAGAAGCCGCAGCATCACTACAAGCTGGTGCTCATCATCTGACTTTACCTTTGTCAATGTTACAAGATATGGCGACTCATGAATTTTCAGACAAAACAGTAGAAGAGTTTGCTAAAAACGGCATTGGTTTAAAGATGTAA
- a CDS encoding peptidoglycan-binding domain-containing protein, protein MKSSIKTNPLNDSPFFKPSVNSGGMKTEQRSQALLNVKILLSCGVSLLLGLSTVSIASQPQQIAQTTSSEGINRPTLQIGSKGERVTELQAALKLLGFYTGTVNGEYNESTVVAVSRFQEAAGLKSDGIVDTTTWQRLFPGETTVASSGSSPNSTSRPPLASGTSNTNQVVVPSLNSTDPTPTTTNTPSAATSKPEPASAGRNTTATTTTRQENSKPEPRSVTRKTTATTRTRGDDSKTEPRSVTRKTTAGSQTTNVQQSTSTRSGSTRSEQSIRTQQSDRSGSTRPSSTTRTQQVASIQYTSEGLPILRIGMRGPEVVRLQRRLQRLGLLNENEVDGDFGQSTEAAVIALQKRNGVEADGVAGGGTWDILMRRRGG, encoded by the coding sequence ATGAAAAGCAGTATAAAAACAAATCCGTTAAATGACTCACCGTTTTTCAAGCCATCCGTAAATTCAGGTGGAATGAAAACAGAGCAGAGGTCTCAAGCCCTACTAAATGTCAAGATACTGCTATCCTGCGGAGTATCTCTGCTTCTTGGTTTATCTACAGTCTCGATTGCATCTCAACCACAACAAATAGCACAGACAACTTCCTCTGAAGGCATCAACCGTCCTACTCTCCAAATTGGTAGCAAAGGAGAACGTGTCACGGAACTTCAAGCAGCTTTAAAACTTTTAGGCTTCTACACAGGCACAGTAAATGGGGAATATAACGAAAGTACCGTCGTCGCTGTTTCCCGGTTTCAGGAAGCAGCTGGCTTGAAATCAGATGGCATTGTTGATACAACAACTTGGCAACGACTTTTTCCTGGTGAAACAACAGTTGCATCATCTGGATCATCACCTAATTCTACAAGCAGACCTCCTCTTGCGTCTGGAACTTCTAACACCAATCAAGTTGTTGTTCCTAGTTTAAATTCAACAGATCCAACACCTACAACGACTAATACACCATCTGCTGCGACCTCTAAACCAGAGCCAGCATCTGCAGGACGCAATACAACTGCAACCACCACAACCAGACAAGAGAATTCTAAACCAGAGCCACGCTCTGTGACGCGTAAGACCACTGCAACGACTAGAACCAGAGGAGATGATTCCAAAACAGAACCACGCTCTGTGACGCGCAAGACCACCGCAGGTTCACAGACAACAAACGTACAACAATCAACATCTACCCGCTCTGGTTCGACTCGTTCTGAGCAAAGCATTCGCACTCAGCAAAGCGATCGCTCTGGTTCAACTCGTCCTAGCTCAACCACTCGTACTCAACAAGTTGCTTCAATTCAATATACCTCCGAAGGATTACCCATTTTACGTATAGGAATGCGTGGTCCTGAGGTTGTCAGGTTGCAAAGACGACTGCAAAGACTCGGTTTATTGAATGAGAACGAAGTTGATGGCGATTTTGGCCAATCAACCGAGGCTGCAGTCATCGCTTTACAAAAGCGCAATGGTGTAGAAGCTGACGGTGTGGCTGGTGGAGGAACTTGGGATATTCTTATGAGACGGCGAGGAGGGTGA